In Sphingobacterium thalpophilum, a genomic segment contains:
- a CDS encoding penicillin-binding protein: protein MSIRNTILVRVYFAFGLIVLLAFLVFGKMTKLQYVDGEHWKALADSLSIQEREVEAARGNIYSNDGSLLATSVPEYELRFDAMAIPEEGEEYFNLKVDSLAIKLADFFKDKSSRQYLTLLKQARNKKQRYLLLKRNVSHQDLKRVKQFPLLKSARVNKERYPSCLITDRQNKRILPFVNLAARTIGYKNVKENIHVGLEGAYGEYIDGKSGKRLMQRIAGGVWIPVNKDIEVAPVDGSDIISTIDVNMQDMAQRALEKQMITSNADEGCVVMMEVKTGEVRAVANFMRDKDGVYREKFNLAIAQSADPGSTFKLASYLALIDDKKIDSSTTVNIGNGNWPIYKHTIRDSHAPKKSIISAKRAFEESSNVGVTKFVYQAYKDNPDQFTSKLHSFGFGKTLDLQIPGEGVPLVKSSKSKSWSGLSLVQMAYGYEMKITPLQTLTFYNAVANNGKLIAPLFVKEIRHLGNTIQTFQAKVINEKIASDHALAEVRGMMEGVMTEGTGRSVASPLYSSGGKTGTAQMADGSRGYGARRYQSSFAGYFPAEDPKYSIIVVIRNPRNGYYGASIAGPVFKELADMVYANDMEMEGKKTFKAVNVGGRMPLTLQGSKEASKKVYDKLGINTVNWDTIARGEVDTSTRGVPFIDLKYKEGIVPNVVGMGLMDALYVVENAGFKAHVTGKGRVGMQSLAAGQKLAFGTAINLELK from the coding sequence ATGAGTATCAGAAATACGATTCTTGTTCGTGTCTATTTTGCTTTTGGGCTTATCGTACTACTTGCGTTTTTGGTATTTGGAAAAATGACAAAGTTGCAGTATGTCGATGGAGAGCATTGGAAAGCTTTAGCAGATAGCCTTTCTATTCAGGAACGAGAGGTGGAGGCTGCTCGTGGTAATATCTATTCAAATGACGGAAGCTTGTTGGCTACTTCAGTGCCTGAATATGAGCTTCGTTTTGATGCAATGGCTATTCCGGAAGAGGGTGAAGAGTATTTCAATTTGAAAGTTGACTCCTTGGCTATTAAACTTGCTGATTTTTTTAAAGATAAATCATCGCGGCAGTATTTGACATTATTAAAACAGGCACGCAATAAAAAACAGCGCTACTTGTTGCTCAAGCGAAATGTGTCACATCAGGATTTAAAGCGGGTCAAACAATTTCCCTTACTTAAATCTGCTCGTGTCAACAAAGAGCGTTACCCAAGTTGTTTGATTACGGATAGACAGAACAAACGTATTTTGCCTTTTGTCAATCTCGCTGCGAGAACTATCGGTTATAAAAATGTGAAGGAAAATATTCATGTTGGACTGGAAGGTGCGTATGGAGAATATATCGACGGAAAGAGTGGGAAAAGGTTGATGCAGCGTATTGCCGGGGGGGTATGGATTCCTGTGAACAAAGATATCGAGGTTGCTCCGGTTGATGGCTCTGATATTATTTCGACCATTGATGTGAATATGCAGGATATGGCACAAAGGGCGCTCGAAAAGCAGATGATTACGAGTAATGCGGACGAGGGCTGTGTGGTGATGATGGAAGTAAAAACAGGTGAGGTACGTGCGGTGGCCAACTTTATGCGAGATAAAGATGGGGTTTATCGTGAAAAGTTCAACCTTGCCATCGCGCAAAGTGCAGATCCAGGTTCAACATTTAAGTTGGCTTCTTATTTGGCTTTGATTGATGATAAGAAAATAGACTCGAGTACAACAGTGAACATTGGTAATGGTAATTGGCCAATTTACAAGCATACCATTCGTGATTCACATGCACCTAAGAAGTCTATAATCTCTGCGAAAAGGGCCTTTGAGGAATCATCGAATGTGGGTGTTACTAAATTTGTTTATCAGGCTTATAAAGATAACCCAGATCAGTTTACATCAAAGCTGCATTCTTTTGGTTTTGGAAAAACGCTAGATCTGCAGATTCCGGGCGAAGGGGTACCCTTGGTGAAATCTTCGAAAAGTAAGAGCTGGAGTGGGTTGTCGCTGGTACAGATGGCTTACGGCTATGAAATGAAAATTACGCCATTGCAAACGTTGACATTTTATAATGCTGTCGCAAATAACGGTAAGTTGATAGCGCCACTATTTGTTAAAGAAATTCGGCATTTAGGAAATACAATTCAAACGTTTCAAGCGAAAGTCATTAACGAAAAGATCGCCTCGGATCATGCTTTAGCAGAGGTGCGGGGAATGATGGAAGGTGTTATGACTGAAGGTACAGGTAGAAGTGTTGCTAGTCCATTGTATAGCTCTGGCGGTAAAACAGGAACAGCACAGATGGCTGATGGCTCGAGAGGGTACGGTGCTAGACGATATCAATCTTCATTCGCTGGGTATTTTCCAGCTGAAGATCCAAAATATTCCATTATTGTGGTGATTCGTAACCCAAGAAATGGCTATTACGGTGCATCGATTGCAGGGCCCGTATTTAAAGAGCTTGCAGATATGGTATATGCAAACGATATGGAGATGGAGGGGAAAAAGACATTTAAAGCAGTAAACGTGGGCGGGAGAATGCCATTGACTTTGCAGGGGTCGAAGGAAGCTAGTAAAAAAGTGTACGATAAGTTGGGGATTAATACCGTGAATTGGGATACGATTGCGCGAGGAGAGGTGGATACCTCGACACGAGGCGTACCATTCATAGATTTAAAATATAAAGAAGGAATCGTTCCGAATGTTGTCGGAATGGGATTGATGGATGCTTTATATGTTGTGGAGAATGCCGGATTTAAAGCGCACGTGACAGGAAAAGGAAGAGTGGGAATGCAGTCGTTAGCTGCAGGACAGAAACTGGCTTTTGGAACGGCGATAAATTTAGAACTTAAGTAA
- the murD gene encoding UDP-N-acetylmuramoyl-L-alanine--D-glutamate ligase produces MSNIATTYYPQSGSLVILGAGESGVGTAILGKEKGFDVFVSDKGLIADHYKEQLKVEGIAFEEGNHDEARILNAALVVKSPGIPETVPLVVALKANNIPVIAEIEFAAQYTDAKLICITGSNGKSTTTMLTYEMLKHGGLNVGLAGNIGKSFALQVAKEQFDCYVLEISSFMLDDMYHFRADVAVILNITPDHLDRYDHKMENYVDSKFRMIQNQTENDYFIYCLDDPETIKGLERHRSKGTYLPFTQEQLVELGAYLNANKTIIINTPNNDTFTMRAEELSLQGKHNIYNSMASGLIAKVQELRNQVMKESMGSYVNIPHRLEHVACIGGVNYINDSKATNVNSVWYALESFSTPIVLLLGGVDKGNDYSMLADLVKDKVRAIVCLGKDTAAIHKAFEQDVEIIVNSTSMQDAVVLASHLAQKGDTVLLSPACASFDWFKNYEDRGDKFKAAVMEL; encoded by the coding sequence ATGTCAAACATTGCAACAACATATTATCCTCAATCTGGAAGTTTGGTCATTTTAGGCGCCGGCGAAAGCGGTGTTGGAACGGCTATTCTTGGAAAAGAAAAGGGATTTGATGTATTTGTATCAGATAAGGGACTGATTGCGGACCACTATAAGGAACAATTGAAAGTCGAGGGAATAGCTTTTGAAGAAGGTAATCACGATGAAGCACGGATTTTGAATGCCGCTTTGGTTGTGAAGAGCCCCGGTATTCCAGAGACGGTGCCTTTGGTGGTCGCTCTGAAAGCAAACAATATACCCGTGATTGCAGAAATTGAATTTGCGGCACAATACACTGATGCAAAGTTAATCTGTATTACAGGATCAAACGGTAAGTCTACGACGACGATGTTGACTTATGAAATGCTTAAGCATGGCGGTTTAAATGTTGGATTGGCTGGTAATATTGGAAAGAGCTTTGCGCTTCAGGTAGCTAAAGAACAGTTTGATTGCTATGTCTTGGAAATATCAAGCTTTATGCTGGACGATATGTACCATTTTAGAGCAGATGTTGCTGTTATATTGAATATTACGCCTGATCATTTGGATCGCTATGACCATAAAATGGAAAATTATGTGGATTCAAAATTCAGGATGATTCAGAATCAAACGGAGAACGATTATTTTATATACTGTCTAGACGATCCAGAAACAATTAAAGGATTGGAAAGACATCGTAGTAAAGGGACCTATTTGCCTTTTACACAGGAACAACTTGTTGAATTGGGCGCTTATTTAAATGCCAATAAAACAATAATTATTAATACACCAAATAACGATACATTCACTATGAGAGCTGAGGAATTGTCATTGCAGGGGAAGCATAATATTTATAATAGCATGGCTTCTGGGTTAATTGCGAAAGTGCAGGAATTGAGAAATCAAGTGATGAAAGAGAGCATGGGCTCGTATGTGAATATTCCACATCGCCTGGAACATGTAGCCTGTATCGGCGGTGTGAATTACATTAACGATTCAAAGGCAACGAATGTAAATTCGGTATGGTATGCTTTGGAAAGTTTCTCTACACCAATCGTATTGTTATTAGGTGGTGTAGATAAAGGAAACGATTACAGTATGCTTGCTGATTTGGTGAAAGACAAAGTGCGTGCTATTGTTTGTTTGGGAAAAGATACGGCTGCTATTCATAAAGCATTTGAACAAGATGTGGAGATTATTGTCAATAGCACCTCTATGCAAGATGCGGTGGTGTTGGCTTCGCACTTGGCGCAAAAAGGTGATACCGTCTTATTGTCTCCTGCTTGCGCTAGTTTTGATTGGTTCAAGAACTATGAAGATCGTGGCGATAAATTTAAAGCGGCTGTAATGGAATTATAA
- a CDS encoding FtsW/RodA/SpoVE family cell cycle protein: MLQNIMSKLKGDRWIWIIVIILSGWSLLAVYSSVGTLAYKEGKGTEMYLLKHFSIIAVGFILMYLSHKLDYRYYAGISKIMMGITIPLLLFTLLFGSKVNEASRWLTIPGIGLTFQTSDLAKLSLIVFLARMLSRKQEEIKDVKKSFLPIMGSVCGVFILIALANLSTALMLFGVSVLLLLIGRISFKQIAIVCCGGGILLMMVIFFGPRRATYISRVKSFFHTEKVDKTVSFQDDKNYQANNAKIAIATGGLFGKGPGNSVQRNVLPHPYSDFIYAIIIEEYGTVGGVILLFLYLAFMYRCIRIVTMSPKAFGTFLAAGLGFSLTIQALANMAVAVGLGPVTGVPLPLVSMGGTSILFTSVALGIILSVSRNIEELKGKEELDEKPKPKKVVIGSIPA, translated from the coding sequence ATGCTACAGAATATAATGTCTAAATTGAAGGGTGATCGATGGATATGGATCATTGTGATTATCTTATCGGGATGGTCACTTTTGGCTGTATACAGTTCGGTGGGTACGTTGGCGTATAAAGAAGGGAAGGGAACAGAAATGTATTTGTTAAAACACTTTTCTATTATTGCCGTTGGGTTTATCCTCATGTATCTTTCCCATAAGTTGGATTATCGGTATTACGCTGGTATATCCAAAATTATGATGGGCATTACAATCCCCTTATTGCTGTTTACTTTATTGTTTGGTAGTAAAGTTAATGAGGCAAGTCGTTGGTTGACCATACCCGGTATCGGTTTAACGTTTCAAACATCGGATTTGGCAAAGTTGTCACTCATTGTCTTTCTTGCGCGGATGTTATCCCGGAAACAGGAAGAGATCAAGGATGTTAAAAAATCGTTCTTACCTATTATGGGATCGGTGTGCGGTGTATTTATTCTGATTGCCTTGGCCAACTTATCTACAGCATTAATGCTATTTGGAGTGAGTGTTTTATTGCTGTTGATCGGTCGGATTAGTTTTAAACAAATTGCTATCGTCTGCTGTGGTGGTGGTATTCTTCTGATGATGGTTATCTTTTTCGGTCCACGTAGGGCAACCTATATCAGTCGGGTAAAATCTTTTTTTCATACTGAAAAAGTAGATAAAACGGTATCCTTCCAGGATGATAAAAATTATCAGGCAAACAATGCGAAAATTGCTATAGCGACTGGAGGGCTTTTTGGAAAAGGACCTGGAAATAGCGTGCAGCGTAATGTGTTGCCGCATCCTTACTCAGATTTTATATATGCTATTATTATTGAGGAGTACGGGACAGTCGGTGGGGTAATCCTACTATTTCTATATCTGGCCTTTATGTATCGATGTATACGTATTGTCACGATGAGTCCCAAAGCTTTTGGTACTTTCTTGGCTGCGGGTTTGGGATTTAGTTTGACGATTCAGGCCCTAGCAAATATGGCTGTTGCTGTAGGCTTAGGACCAGTTACGGGGGTTCCTCTTCCACTAGTGAGTATGGGAGGAACATCTATTTTATTTACGAGTGTCGCTTTAGGAATTATCCTGAGTGTGAGCAGAAATATTGAAGAATTAAAAGGTAAAGAAGAGCTGGATGAAAAGCCTAAACCGAAAAAAGTGGTTATAGGATCAATTCCAGCATAA
- the murC gene encoding UDP-N-acetylmuramate--L-alanine ligase: protein MNLDAIKQVYLIGIGGIGMSGLARYFKHLGCEVNGYDRTETELTKTLVKEGIAISYQDDINTIDAIFHAPTAETLVIFTPAIPKDSKIKAFLESQGHILYKRSQVLGIISESRFTVAVAGTHGKTTTSTMVAHVLKDSGYDCSAFLGGISSNYGTNVLYGNNNTVVVEADEFDRSFLTLHPNIAIVTSSDADHLDIYGDRSHLLESFQLFLDKVVEGGTRIIKKGLEFAGQISYSGHEIADAYASNVHVRDGEFFFDYQDTNGRIDDIHLGIPGTHNVENAVAAIAVARLLGIENEAIKKALTTFKGVKRRFEYIVRKPGAVYIDDYAHHPEELRAFLTSMRKLYPTKKLNVVFQPHLFTRTRDFVDGFAEVLSMADNLLLMEIYPARELPIEGINSSWLLDKITAEKKQLVTAEEVLEFARDEKPELIVTVGAGDIDKLVKPLQAVLEHA, encoded by the coding sequence ATGAATCTAGATGCAATAAAACAAGTTTACTTGATCGGAATAGGAGGTATAGGCATGAGTGGTCTTGCGCGCTATTTTAAGCATTTGGGCTGTGAGGTGAATGGATATGACCGTACAGAAACTGAACTGACTAAAACCTTAGTCAAGGAAGGAATAGCGATCTCATATCAGGATGATATCAATACAATTGATGCTATTTTTCACGCACCTACAGCGGAGACATTAGTCATTTTTACACCAGCCATTCCTAAAGATTCGAAGATTAAAGCTTTTTTGGAATCTCAAGGACATATACTATATAAGAGATCGCAGGTTTTGGGGATCATTAGTGAGAGTAGATTTACGGTTGCTGTTGCCGGTACACATGGTAAAACGACAACTTCTACAATGGTGGCACATGTATTGAAAGATTCGGGTTACGACTGTTCTGCCTTTTTGGGTGGAATCAGTTCTAATTACGGTACCAATGTGCTTTATGGAAATAATAATACAGTTGTGGTTGAGGCTGACGAATTTGATCGTTCATTTCTGACACTTCACCCCAATATCGCAATAGTAACTTCTTCGGATGCTGATCATTTGGACATTTATGGAGATCGCAGCCATCTGCTCGAATCATTCCAATTGTTCTTGGATAAAGTAGTTGAAGGGGGAACACGTATTATAAAAAAAGGCCTCGAGTTTGCGGGGCAAATAAGTTATTCAGGCCATGAAATCGCTGATGCATATGCTTCCAATGTGCATGTACGCGACGGAGAGTTCTTTTTTGACTACCAAGATACCAACGGGCGGATAGATGATATCCATTTAGGTATTCCTGGTACCCACAATGTTGAAAATGCGGTAGCCGCGATTGCAGTAGCCCGTTTACTTGGGATTGAAAATGAAGCGATCAAGAAAGCATTGACAACATTCAAAGGAGTGAAAAGAAGGTTTGAATATATTGTCCGTAAACCTGGAGCGGTGTATATCGATGACTATGCGCACCATCCAGAGGAACTGCGTGCATTTTTAACTTCGATGCGCAAATTGTATCCCACAAAAAAACTAAATGTGGTCTTTCAGCCGCATTTATTTACCCGTACTCGGGATTTTGTGGATGGTTTCGCAGAGGTGTTGTCTATGGCAGACAATCTGTTGTTAATGGAAATTTATCCAGCACGGGAGCTTCCTATTGAAGGGATCAATTCGAGTTGGTTATTGGATAAAATTACGGCAGAGAAAAAACAGCTTGTAACAGCAGAAGAAGTCTTGGAATTCGCGCGCGATGAAAAGCCGGAACTGATTGTCACAGTTGGGGCAGGTGATATTGACAAATTGGTTAAACCGTTACAGGCAGTTTTAGAGCATGCTTAA
- the murG gene encoding undecaprenyldiphospho-muramoylpentapeptide beta-N-acetylglucosaminyltransferase, which translates to MAIRVIISGGGTGGHIFPAISIANALKAMDPANEILFVGANGRMEMDKVPAAGYPIIGLDIQGINRKQLWKNIFLPFKLMKSLNKAKSVIKDFRPDVAVGVGGFASGPLLMMANKLGVPTVVQEQNSYAGVTNKKVGAKAAKICVAYEGMEQFFPAEKVLLTGNPIRRESIAIAGKREEALTFFGLDPHKKTILLLGGSLGAKTLNESVVAYLNELKGEDIQVIWQCGSFYVENLQAELAGKLSGNIKMLAFLQRMDYAYAAADLIISRAGAGTISELCVVGKPVILVPSPNVAEDHQTKNAMALVNKDAALLVKDSDAKKDLVPAALNLLKDAAHIAQLSENIKKLGKLDADVQIAEEVYKLVNKK; encoded by the coding sequence ATGGCAATTCGTGTAATTATTAGTGGTGGTGGAACCGGAGGACATATCTTTCCGGCGATTTCAATTGCAAATGCACTGAAGGCAATGGATCCTGCAAATGAAATTCTATTTGTGGGTGCCAATGGCCGGATGGAAATGGATAAAGTACCAGCTGCCGGATATCCGATTATTGGACTTGATATTCAGGGGATCAATAGAAAACAGCTGTGGAAAAATATCTTCTTGCCATTTAAGCTTATGAAAAGTTTGAATAAGGCAAAAAGTGTAATTAAGGATTTTAGACCGGATGTGGCAGTGGGTGTAGGTGGTTTTGCCTCTGGACCTTTGTTAATGATGGCGAATAAATTGGGCGTGCCAACCGTTGTACAGGAACAAAATTCCTATGCAGGTGTGACCAATAAAAAAGTTGGGGCAAAGGCAGCAAAGATATGTGTCGCCTATGAGGGGATGGAGCAATTTTTTCCTGCTGAGAAGGTATTACTTACCGGGAACCCAATAAGACGCGAGTCCATTGCGATAGCGGGGAAAAGAGAAGAAGCTTTAACGTTCTTTGGGTTAGATCCACACAAAAAGACAATTTTGCTGCTCGGCGGTAGTTTGGGGGCTAAAACATTAAATGAAAGTGTCGTTGCTTACCTAAATGAGTTAAAGGGAGAGGACATTCAAGTAATTTGGCAATGCGGTAGTTTCTACGTTGAAAACCTACAAGCGGAGTTGGCAGGTAAACTTTCTGGTAATATCAAGATGTTGGCCTTTCTACAGCGTATGGATTATGCTTATGCTGCGGCAGATTTAATTATTAGCCGCGCTGGAGCTGGTACAATTTCCGAGCTCTGTGTAGTCGGTAAACCTGTAATCCTTGTGCCTTCGCCCAATGTGGCCGAAGACCATCAGACCAAAAATGCAATGGCATTGGTTAATAAAGATGCTGCGTTATTGGTTAAGGATAGTGATGCAAAAAAAGACTTGGTCCCTGCTGCTTTAAATTTATTAAAAGATGCAGCTCATATCGCACAATTAAGTGAAAATATTAAAAAACTCGGTAAGTTGGATGCTGACGTGCAGATTGCCGAGGAGGTGTATAAATTGGTTAATAAAAAATAG
- the mraY gene encoding phospho-N-acetylmuramoyl-pentapeptide-transferase, translating to MLYHLFTWLSEYIHIPGGGLFQYISFRTSMAVIASLIITTVFGGKLIQFLHNKQVGETIRDLGLEGEKKKAGTPTMGGIIIIAGILIPTLLFAKLTNIYVIIMIVTTLWMGAIGFLDDYIKVFRHNKEGLAGKFKVVGQVGLGAIIACTMYFHPDIVVRKGVDKPTSTKPVEVVINEGTGEKTYAENVKSSKTNIPFYKNNEFDYAKVFKIFGLQSDYLTFVVFLVVVIFIVTAVSNGANITDGIDGLATSTSAIIGVTLAILAYVSGNVIFSDYLNIMYIPNSGELVIFAGAFVGACVGFLWYNTYPAQVFMGDTGSLAIGGIIAAFAILIRKELLIPILCGVFLLENLSVILQVSYFKYTKKKYGEGRRIFLMSPLHHHFQKKGYHEAKIVTRFVIVGIILAILTIVTLKIR from the coding sequence ATGTTGTACCATCTTTTTACGTGGCTTAGCGAATATATTCATATACCTGGAGGAGGGTTGTTTCAATACATCTCCTTTCGGACATCTATGGCTGTAATCGCTTCATTGATTATTACCACGGTTTTTGGGGGAAAATTGATTCAATTCTTGCATAATAAGCAAGTTGGCGAGACAATTCGTGATTTGGGGCTTGAAGGAGAAAAAAAGAAAGCTGGTACGCCAACAATGGGTGGGATCATCATCATTGCAGGTATCCTTATCCCGACCTTGTTATTTGCAAAATTGACGAATATCTATGTGATTATCATGATTGTGACAACACTTTGGATGGGTGCAATTGGATTTTTAGATGATTATATAAAGGTTTTTAGACATAATAAAGAGGGCTTAGCTGGTAAGTTTAAGGTTGTTGGACAAGTTGGCTTGGGAGCCATAATTGCTTGTACGATGTACTTTCATCCAGATATCGTTGTTCGAAAAGGGGTGGATAAACCAACCTCTACCAAGCCCGTTGAAGTGGTTATCAATGAAGGTACAGGTGAGAAGACCTATGCTGAAAACGTGAAATCATCTAAGACAAATATTCCGTTTTATAAAAATAATGAGTTTGATTATGCTAAGGTGTTTAAAATATTCGGACTGCAGAGCGATTATCTGACTTTCGTTGTCTTTTTAGTTGTCGTTATTTTTATCGTTACGGCAGTTTCAAACGGCGCAAATATTACGGACGGTATCGATGGTTTAGCCACGAGTACATCCGCTATCATTGGTGTTACTTTAGCCATTTTGGCGTACGTGTCAGGTAACGTAATCTTTTCAGATTACCTCAATATTATGTATATCCCCAATTCCGGAGAACTCGTGATTTTCGCCGGGGCATTTGTGGGGGCTTGCGTAGGTTTCTTATGGTATAACACGTATCCTGCCCAAGTTTTTATGGGTGATACGGGAAGTTTGGCAATAGGAGGTATAATTGCTGCCTTTGCTATCCTGATTCGGAAAGAACTGTTGATTCCGATTTTATGTGGTGTATTTCTGTTGGAAAACCTTTCGGTTATTCTTCAAGTGTCGTATTTCAAATACACGAAGAAGAAGTATGGTGAGGGTAGACGGATCTTTTTGATGTCGCCATTACATCACCATTTTCAGAAGAAGGGGTATCACGAAGCGAAAATTGTAACACGTTTTGTTATTGTAGGAATCATATTGGCCATTCTTACTATTGTAACATTGAAAATTAGATAA
- a CDS encoding UDP-N-acetylmuramoyl-L-alanyl-D-glutamate--2,6-diaminopimelate ligase translates to MMDLKKVLHAIPVQQVVGNLEEVDVHSLCFDSRKVELGSLFIAVRGVQTDGHLFVDKAITSGARAVIVEELPKETLDSVAYILVADSAYALGVAAANFYGNPSEQLKLVGVTGTNGKTTVATLLFQLFTELGYHVGLLSTVQNQIGTKIIPATHTTPDPIQLNKLLRDMVDDGCDYAFMEVSSHAVVQERIAGLVFAGAIFTNITHDHLDFHKTFDNYIKAKKKFFDDLDANAFALTNADDRNGQVMLQNTVAHRKSYGLRSGADFKAKVIESHFDGMLMSVDGQEVWVKLIGDFNAYNLLAVYAAAILLEQETVKVLTALSTLKGAEGRFETMKSASGVFGIVDYAHTPDAVENVLKTISSLRRPEQKIITVLGCGGDRDKTKRPEMAEAALRYSDRFLITSDNPRTEDPYQIIKDIEAGVATDQKVKTLSIADRKEAIRTAYQLASPGDIILVAGKGHEKYQDVNGVKHHFDDKEVLENTFNEQ, encoded by the coding sequence ATGATGGATTTAAAAAAAGTATTGCATGCTATTCCTGTACAGCAGGTTGTAGGGAACCTTGAAGAGGTCGATGTGCACTCTTTGTGCTTTGATTCCAGAAAAGTGGAGTTGGGAAGTTTGTTTATCGCAGTGCGGGGTGTTCAAACAGATGGTCATTTGTTTGTAGACAAGGCAATTACTTCGGGAGCAAGAGCCGTTATTGTAGAAGAGTTACCAAAAGAGACATTAGACTCTGTCGCCTATATCTTAGTGGCCGATTCTGCTTATGCTTTGGGTGTGGCTGCTGCTAATTTCTACGGAAATCCTTCGGAACAGCTGAAGTTGGTCGGTGTGACCGGCACAAATGGTAAAACGACAGTAGCTACATTGTTGTTTCAGCTGTTTACGGAGTTGGGCTACCATGTGGGCTTATTATCTACGGTGCAAAACCAGATTGGAACGAAGATTATACCGGCAACACATACAACACCAGACCCTATTCAATTGAATAAATTGTTACGGGATATGGTTGATGATGGCTGTGACTATGCATTTATGGAGGTTAGTTCACATGCTGTCGTTCAGGAACGTATAGCAGGCTTGGTGTTTGCGGGCGCAATATTCACGAATATTACGCACGATCACCTGGATTTCCATAAAACCTTTGATAACTATATTAAAGCGAAAAAGAAGTTTTTTGACGATTTGGATGCGAATGCTTTTGCGTTGACGAATGCTGATGATAGAAATGGTCAGGTCATGCTTCAAAATACAGTGGCACACCGGAAAAGTTATGGCTTGCGTTCTGGTGCAGATTTTAAAGCAAAGGTGATCGAAAGCCATTTCGACGGGATGTTGATGAGTGTTGACGGACAGGAAGTATGGGTGAAATTGATCGGCGATTTCAATGCATATAACCTTTTGGCGGTTTATGCTGCCGCTATCTTGCTTGAGCAGGAAACGGTGAAAGTGTTGACCGCACTCAGTACCTTGAAAGGTGCAGAAGGACGATTTGAAACGATGAAATCGGCTTCGGGTGTTTTTGGAATCGTAGACTACGCGCATACACCTGATGCGGTTGAAAATGTGTTGAAGACTATAAGTTCATTGCGACGCCCAGAGCAAAAAATCATTACGGTGTTAGGATGCGGCGGCGATCGGGATAAGACCAAACGACCTGAAATGGCTGAAGCAGCTTTGCGCTATAGTGATCGTTTTTTGATTACCTCCGACAATCCACGTACAGAAGATCCTTATCAGATTATTAAAGATATTGAAGCTGGTGTGGCGACGGATCAAAAAGTGAAGACGCTTTCTATAGCGGATCGTAAGGAAGCAATACGCACAGCATATCAGCTAGCTAGTCCCGGCGATATTATCCTAGTGGCAGGAAAAGGACATGAGAAATATCAGGATGTAAATGGTGTGAAGCATCATTTTGATGATAAAGAAGTTTTAGAGAATACATTTAACGAACAATAG
- a CDS encoding FtsL-like putative cell division protein, with protein MSRNTIRQKELSEEVQEELQETVEEKAEQTEAFIKTLFTVGDLSLNKILQYLPFGAFIAFLMLLYISNRHFAERTIRSIDKVSKEVKELGWDHKSLSAELMKMSTQTEIAKRVDSLGLKERVEPPIKVEVIENKEDK; from the coding sequence ATGAGCAGAAATACGATAAGACAGAAAGAATTGAGTGAAGAAGTTCAGGAGGAACTACAAGAAACTGTCGAAGAAAAGGCGGAACAAACAGAAGCGTTTATTAAAACGCTTTTTACCGTTGGAGACCTTTCGTTAAATAAAATATTGCAGTACTTGCCGTTTGGAGCCTTTATCGCTTTTCTGATGTTGTTGTATATTTCCAATCGTCATTTTGCAGAGCGAACTATTCGGAGCATCGATAAAGTGAGTAAAGAGGTGAAGGAATTGGGCTGGGATCATAAGTCTCTTTCCGCCGAACTGATGAAAATGTCTACACAGACAGAAATTGCCAAACGTGTAGATTCTCTGGGATTGAAAGAGCGTGTGGAGCCACCGATCAAAGTTGAAGTTATAGAGAATAAGGAAGATAAATAG